A region from the Deltaproteobacteria bacterium genome encodes:
- a CDS encoding glucose 1-dehydrogenase → MRAVAAFPEKREVRILERQPPRTIEGHEVMLKVLEVGICGTDREIAFSGHAVPPQGGDHLVLGHECVAEVLDTGPDVTLVKKGMLVVPTVRRPCPHPWCRPCRAGRQDFCVTGDFTERGIKGQDGFLQSFVVEEEDNLIVVPKQLTDVAVLTEPLTVAAKAWKQGEGIQARLPWDRPRLRALALGAGPVGLLGAMGMVINDYETFVYSLEPSASPRAKLTRDMGATYVSGQDVPLEQLSKELGPLDVIYEAVGVSSVAFSALSALGPNGIFVFTAVPALGEPKSIHTDRLMRQLVLQNQVVMGTVNASRRDFATAFHFLEQGMLLFPDAVRAIITERSNIDGAQRIISKREGIKQVVHLADPSPS, encoded by the coding sequence GTGCGTGCGGTCGCAGCATTTCCAGAGAAGCGAGAGGTGCGGATCCTCGAACGGCAGCCGCCCCGCACGATCGAGGGCCACGAGGTGATGCTCAAGGTCCTCGAAGTAGGCATCTGCGGCACCGATCGGGAGATTGCGTTTTCGGGCCACGCGGTTCCTCCGCAGGGCGGCGACCACCTGGTGCTCGGTCACGAGTGCGTGGCGGAGGTACTCGACACCGGTCCGGACGTGACGCTCGTGAAGAAGGGAATGCTGGTCGTCCCCACCGTGCGCAGGCCGTGTCCGCATCCGTGGTGTCGACCGTGCCGCGCCGGCCGCCAGGACTTCTGCGTGACCGGCGACTTCACCGAACGCGGCATCAAGGGCCAGGACGGCTTTCTCCAGAGCTTCGTCGTCGAAGAGGAGGACAACCTCATCGTCGTCCCGAAGCAACTCACCGATGTCGCCGTGCTGACCGAGCCGCTGACCGTGGCCGCGAAGGCGTGGAAGCAAGGCGAAGGCATCCAGGCCCGGCTCCCGTGGGATCGTCCACGCCTGCGTGCGCTCGCTCTCGGCGCAGGCCCCGTGGGCCTGCTCGGCGCGATGGGCATGGTGATTAATGACTACGAGACGTTCGTGTACTCGCTCGAGCCGTCGGCGTCACCGAGAGCGAAGCTCACGAGAGACATGGGCGCAACCTACGTCTCCGGACAGGACGTGCCGCTGGAGCAGCTCTCCAAGGAGCTCGGGCCGCTCGACGTGATCTACGAAGCGGTCGGCGTCTCGAGCGTGGCGTTCTCGGCGCTCTCTGCGCTCGGACCAAATGGCATCTTCGTCTTCACCGCCGTGCCCGCGCTCGGCGAGCCCAAGTCGATCCACACCGATCGGCTGATGCGTCAGCTCGTGCTCCAAAACCAGGTGGTGATGGGCACCGTGAACGCGAGCCGCCGCGACTTCGCAACCGCGTTCCACTTCCTCGAGCAAGGCATGCTCCTCTTCCCGGACGCCGTGCGCGCGATCATCACCGAGCGCTCCAACATCGACGGCGCGCAGCGCATCATCTCCAAGCGCGAAGGCATCAAGCAGGTGGTGCACCTCGCAGATCCGAGCCCGTCATGA
- a CDS encoding C-terminal binding protein, which yields MAKTTVLIADYDFGNVDIERAIIESAGFDCVAAQCKSEEEVIEVGRDADGVLCQYARVGAKAIDAFTRCKVIARYGTGVDIVDVEAATRRGIQVTNAPNSWCAEEVADHAVTLWLAAARKIVEYDRATQRGEWAWQTGAPIHRIRGRVLGILSFGSIAQLISARARAFGVELWAHDPFIDPEALYRAGVKPVSFDELLTGSDYLLIQSPLTPETHHLFNRDTLRRMKPSAILVNTARGPIVDDVALYHALSEGWIAGAALDDIEEEPAKVREWRATNPLFRLPNCIITPHAAYYSEESIGLVRRIAAEEAVRVLSGQPPLSPVNDVGMFGIHLQ from the coding sequence ATGGCCAAGACGACGGTTCTCATCGCGGACTACGACTTCGGCAATGTCGACATCGAGCGCGCCATCATCGAGAGCGCGGGATTCGACTGCGTGGCCGCGCAGTGCAAGAGCGAAGAAGAAGTCATCGAGGTCGGCCGCGACGCGGACGGCGTGCTCTGTCAGTACGCGCGCGTTGGCGCCAAGGCCATCGACGCGTTCACGCGCTGCAAGGTGATCGCCCGCTACGGCACCGGCGTGGACATCGTCGACGTCGAAGCGGCCACCCGACGCGGCATCCAGGTCACCAACGCGCCCAACTCGTGGTGCGCCGAAGAGGTCGCCGACCACGCGGTCACGCTCTGGCTCGCGGCTGCTCGGAAGATCGTCGAGTACGACCGCGCCACCCAACGCGGCGAGTGGGCCTGGCAGACCGGCGCGCCCATTCATCGCATCCGCGGACGGGTGCTGGGCATCCTCTCCTTTGGATCGATCGCACAGCTCATCTCCGCACGCGCCCGGGCATTCGGCGTGGAGCTCTGGGCGCACGACCCGTTCATCGACCCCGAAGCGCTCTACCGGGCGGGCGTGAAGCCCGTGTCGTTCGACGAGCTGCTCACCGGCTCGGACTATCTGCTCATCCAGTCGCCGCTGACGCCCGAGACGCACCACCTCTTCAACCGCGACACGCTCCGGCGAATGAAGCCGAGCGCGATTCTGGTGAACACCGCGCGCGGACCGATCGTCGACGACGTGGCGCTGTACCACGCGCTGTCCGAGGGCTGGATTGCCGGCGCGGCGCTCGACGACATCGAAGAGGAGCCGGCCAAGGTGCGCGAGTGGCGCGCGACGAATCCACTCTTCCGGCTCCCCAACTGCATCATCACGCCGCACGCGGCCTACTACTCGGAAGAGTCGATTGGCCTGGTGCGGCGCATCGCCGCCGAAGAGGCGGTGCGTGTGCTGAGCGGTCAGCCGCCGCTCTCGCCCGTCAACGACGTGGGGATGTTCGGGATTCACCTGCAGTGA